A portion of the Acidisarcina polymorpha genome contains these proteins:
- a CDS encoding alpha-amylase family protein, with protein sequence MLNRRSFLKTSLTAGAGVIPLTSRLSETTPSSFVESAHAEDGAGAGVEIISLPQRLPPIDQHNVPWQQKIRRVGQTNFTEYDPAVMNVEEWADYWHSAQADLVFVSVTGILAFYPSKVKFHRHGKFLRNRDLFGECTAAAKKRGMRVVARMSPDLNWGDALEAHPEWAMRYQDGSVQHSGEEPRLFKTCMFSTYMDDYVPAIMREVNSLYDVDCFYTNGWPPLGALPECYCSICIKLPASGTPAYWRVFTDRVLALWQKYNLIAKEKKSDSFFFANSGGNVRGGPNLERLGQVADWFQADNQGRTYDDAAIWGCSLQGRVCNAVLDGKPAANVTAAYSTGSPGWRNVSKSPDESEMWLNETLASGMVPYFHFVGAENGFREDRRWQSVGKDYFSWNAQHEAHFTTRRSIANIGVVFGQSTQLLYPGPTSARSRLYTHETIQGIYDVLLQGRFAFDFVHEDRLQAERLKKYRALLLPNVAMLSDSQCQQLRDYVSSGGSLMASFETSLYDQDLKPRSDFGLADLMGISKAGDAIGTNGNAYSARIEKPNTDRMPPILEGFAETNWIAGAQNRVPLKPVESPLLTVVPGFVRYPPELAYPPDSHTNEPALVLRELGTSRTAWIPGDIERTYWLTGHQDLSRLLHNTIRWVTHDERVIDVDGAGFVELFCWETSSGYAIHLLNYSSPNAHHGWLRSVSPLGPQRVTMRLPGQMKVKAVELLKAGQGASFVLQNQLLQFTIPSLKNYEVAAITVE encoded by the coding sequence ATGCTGAACCGGCGCAGCTTCCTGAAAACGAGTCTCACGGCTGGAGCAGGAGTCATCCCGCTAACATCGAGGCTCTCAGAAACCACACCGTCTTCGTTTGTCGAGTCGGCTCACGCCGAGGATGGCGCAGGGGCCGGGGTGGAAATCATTTCCCTTCCCCAACGACTGCCTCCAATCGACCAACACAATGTTCCCTGGCAGCAAAAGATTCGACGGGTGGGGCAGACCAACTTTACCGAATACGACCCGGCCGTGATGAACGTCGAGGAATGGGCAGACTACTGGCACTCTGCGCAGGCGGACCTGGTCTTTGTCAGTGTTACCGGCATTCTGGCTTTTTATCCTTCCAAGGTAAAGTTTCATCGCCACGGCAAGTTCCTTCGCAACCGGGATCTATTCGGCGAGTGCACGGCGGCGGCGAAGAAGCGCGGCATGCGAGTCGTGGCGCGTATGAGTCCTGACCTGAATTGGGGAGATGCGCTGGAAGCCCATCCGGAATGGGCGATGCGTTATCAGGACGGATCGGTGCAGCACAGCGGCGAAGAACCTCGCTTGTTCAAGACCTGTATGTTTTCGACATACATGGACGACTATGTGCCGGCGATCATGCGGGAGGTCAACTCGCTCTACGACGTCGATTGCTTTTATACCAATGGCTGGCCTCCATTAGGCGCTCTGCCCGAATGCTATTGCTCCATCTGCATCAAGCTGCCCGCTAGCGGCACCCCTGCCTATTGGCGCGTCTTCACCGACCGTGTGCTGGCTTTATGGCAGAAATACAACTTGATTGCCAAAGAGAAGAAAAGCGACAGCTTCTTTTTCGCTAACTCTGGAGGCAACGTGCGTGGCGGCCCGAATCTCGAACGTCTTGGTCAAGTTGCTGACTGGTTCCAGGCCGACAATCAGGGCCGGACGTACGATGACGCAGCCATCTGGGGATGCAGCCTACAAGGCCGGGTTTGCAATGCAGTGCTCGATGGTAAACCCGCCGCTAACGTTACGGCCGCCTACTCGACAGGCAGCCCGGGATGGCGCAATGTCTCGAAGAGTCCGGATGAATCCGAGATGTGGCTGAATGAGACTCTGGCGAGTGGTATGGTGCCGTACTTTCACTTTGTCGGGGCGGAGAACGGATTTCGCGAAGACCGCCGTTGGCAGAGTGTTGGTAAAGATTATTTCTCCTGGAACGCGCAGCACGAGGCGCATTTCACGACGCGCCGCTCTATTGCCAACATTGGAGTCGTCTTCGGACAGAGCACGCAGCTTCTTTATCCAGGTCCCACTTCGGCGCGCTCGCGCCTCTATACCCACGAGACCATCCAAGGCATCTATGACGTATTGCTGCAGGGCCGCTTCGCCTTCGACTTCGTGCATGAAGACCGGCTCCAGGCGGAGCGTCTGAAGAAATATCGTGCCCTACTGCTGCCCAATGTTGCCATGCTCAGCGACAGTCAATGCCAACAATTGCGCGACTATGTGAGTTCGGGCGGATCGCTGATGGCTAGTTTCGAAACCAGCCTCTACGATCAGGACCTGAAACCGCGGTCGGATTTCGGCCTTGCAGATCTTATGGGCATAAGCAAGGCCGGCGATGCGATCGGCACGAACGGCAATGCATACTCTGCGCGCATTGAGAAGCCCAACACAGACCGGATGCCACCCATCCTTGAAGGTTTTGCCGAGACGAACTGGATCGCGGGCGCTCAGAATCGCGTGCCATTAAAGCCGGTCGAGAGTCCGTTGCTCACCGTGGTTCCAGGCTTTGTCCGTTATCCTCCCGAACTGGCCTACCCGCCAGATTCACACACCAACGAGCCGGCGCTTGTTCTACGAGAGTTGGGAACAAGCCGTACCGCTTGGATTCCAGGAGACATCGAGCGTACATACTGGCTTACTGGCCACCAGGATCTATCGCGATTGCTACACAACACAATCCGCTGGGTCACTCACGATGAACGGGTAATTGATGTAGATGGCGCCGGCTTTGTCGAGCTATTTTGCTGGGAGACTTCGTCAGGCTACGCCATTCACCTGCTCAATTACTCCAGCCCCAACGCTCACCATGGTTGGCTGCGTTCAGTTAGCCCACTTGGCCCGCAAAGAGTGACGATGAGACTGCCCGGCCAGATGAAGGTCAAGGCGGTCGAACTTCTTAAGGCGGGTCAGGGTGCTTCGTTCGTGCTTCAGAACCAATTGTTGCAGTTCACGATTCCCTCTTTAAAGAACTATGAAGTGGCAGCGATTACGGTTGAATAA
- a CDS encoding SRPBCC family protein: MPDIMHRLSISSDPQRVYAAITTTEGVRSWWVRDADLEPWVGGSGEFRFLHYGPGHIHRITIEALMPEQEVTWRIQSSFISEWNGTQIAFHLTRSNAGTDIRFAHRGYMKADDIYAMCTTGWGYYLVSLKQYVETGEGGPSPNVDFSRMLQSVS; the protein is encoded by the coding sequence ATGCCTGACATCATGCATCGCCTGAGCATCAGCTCGGACCCGCAACGAGTCTATGCGGCCATCACGACGACCGAAGGGGTCCGATCCTGGTGGGTCCGCGATGCCGATCTCGAACCTTGGGTAGGTGGGTCCGGAGAGTTCCGCTTTTTGCATTATGGACCAGGCCACATCCACCGAATAACCATCGAAGCATTGATGCCGGAACAGGAGGTCACGTGGCGGATCCAGAGCTCCTTTATCTCAGAATGGAACGGCACACAGATCGCCTTCCATCTCACTCGCAGCAATGCGGGCACCGACATTCGATTTGCCCACAGGGGCTATATGAAGGCGGACGATATATACGCCATGTGCACGACCGGTTGGGGCTACTACCTGGTAAGTCTCAAACAATACGTCGAGACTGGAGAAGGCGGCCCAAGTCCAAACGTCGACTTCAGCCGAATGCTTCAATCGGTGAGCTAG
- a CDS encoding DeoR family transcriptional regulator: protein MAKSVNGSEMLIEERRQHVLARIQREGRVVVGESSAQLGISRITIRKDLEHLQSRGLIQRTHGGALSVQSDSLFDPSLLEKEKLHRKEKQRIAAAAVKLVNEG from the coding sequence GTGGCGAAATCGGTCAATGGGAGCGAGATGCTGATCGAAGAGCGGCGTCAGCATGTTTTAGCTCGCATTCAACGTGAGGGTCGCGTGGTGGTAGGCGAATCGTCAGCGCAGCTTGGCATTTCGCGCATCACCATTCGCAAAGATCTGGAGCATCTCCAATCCAGGGGCTTAATTCAACGGACCCATGGCGGAGCGCTTTCCGTGCAGTCCGACTCGTTGTTCGATCCTTCATTGTTGGAGAAAGAAAAACTCCATCGTAAGGAGAAACAGCGAATTGCGGCCGCTGCCGTCAAGCTGGTAAACGAGGGCTAA
- a CDS encoding SIS domain-containing protein, producing MNPLMALLDLPETEKKRRGIVHTPPEIAQQPDTWAGTWGIFMERQQEIQSFLESAGIRNPPGERPTVFLIGAGTSDYIGRSLHHLLRQRWQCEVIPVPSTDLLIDFSDYILPGRPYLWISFSRSGDSPEGVAVLERGLSEHPLIHNLVVSCNADGKMIRMIEGKPNCLEIVLGAKTNDQGLAMTSSFTNMVIAGQALAHAWTAEEYQPILDAICEAGRAFLPTAAENAAELAGKDYSRACFIGSGLLAGTAQEAALKLLELTAGKIKTMSQATLALRHGPMAALDRETLLVSFLSTQSIRRHYEIDLLREVERKQLVGASVAIVGCGSTPLPQLKGTRMVAPAGQYAIPDTYRPVVDILFGQLLGLFSSLRCGLAPDAPSPNGAISRVVQPIEIYQ from the coding sequence GTGAACCCGTTAATGGCGCTACTGGATTTACCGGAGACCGAAAAGAAGAGGCGAGGGATCGTCCATACACCACCGGAGATCGCGCAACAGCCGGATACCTGGGCTGGCACGTGGGGAATCTTCATGGAGCGCCAGCAGGAGATACAGTCCTTTCTTGAATCCGCCGGCATCCGCAACCCGCCGGGGGAGCGGCCGACCGTCTTCCTGATTGGAGCTGGCACTTCGGACTATATTGGGCGCTCGTTGCACCACCTTTTGCGTCAGCGCTGGCAGTGTGAAGTGATACCAGTACCCAGCACCGATCTGCTCATCGACTTCTCCGACTACATCCTTCCAGGCCGGCCGTATCTCTGGATCTCGTTCTCCCGATCGGGCGATAGTCCGGAGGGAGTCGCCGTGCTGGAACGGGGTCTATCCGAACATCCGCTCATCCACAACCTTGTGGTCTCGTGCAATGCGGATGGCAAGATGATTCGCATGATCGAAGGCAAGCCGAACTGCCTCGAGATCGTGTTGGGAGCGAAGACAAACGACCAGGGTCTGGCGATGACTAGCTCCTTCACCAATATGGTGATCGCTGGCCAGGCGCTCGCGCACGCATGGACCGCGGAGGAATACCAGCCCATCCTCGACGCGATCTGCGAAGCGGGACGAGCTTTTCTCCCCACTGCCGCTGAAAACGCGGCAGAGCTTGCCGGGAAGGATTACAGCCGCGCCTGTTTCATAGGTTCCGGCCTGCTCGCCGGGACTGCGCAGGAAGCTGCGCTTAAACTACTGGAGCTGACTGCCGGAAAGATCAAGACGATGTCGCAAGCAACACTCGCGCTGCGGCATGGCCCTATGGCGGCGCTCGATCGTGAAACTCTCCTAGTGAGCTTTCTCTCGACGCAAAGCATCCGGCGGCATTATGAGATCGATCTGCTTCGCGAGGTTGAGCGCAAGCAGCTTGTCGGCGCCTCTGTGGCCATTGTGGGCTGCGGATCGACTCCGCTCCCGCAGTTGAAGGGCACGCGCATGGTGGCGCCGGCCGGGCAGTATGCGATTCCCGATACTTACCGCCCCGTAGTAGACATCCTGTTCGGTCAGCTTCTAGGACTCTTTTCAAGCTTGCGCTGTGGTCTTGCTCCGGACGCGCCAAGCCCAAATGGCGCCATAAGCCGGGTTGTCCAACCCATTGAGATCTACCAGTAG
- a CDS encoding 5'-3' exonuclease — MQVKIAFGRLSATAMLQKLRGANLEVHLIDGTYELFRHYHALPSMRDSEGHEVAAVRGVIASILGMIEKGATHIAVATDHVIESFRNKLWAGYKTGEGVEPDLLAQFSLLEEALTALGVVVWPMVEFEADDALAAAAFTSEKDPAVDRVLICTPDKDLSQCVRGTRVVQLDRRKNIIRDEAGVIAKFGVGPLSIPDYLALVGDAADGYPGLAGWGAKSTSRVLARYLHIELIPESWRDWGVDVVNPFALSETLHRERKHALLFRDLATLRTDIPLFESVEELRWQGATAAFPPLAARLDASLGRKASRG; from the coding sequence GTGCAAGTCAAGATCGCATTTGGCCGCCTCTCCGCCACTGCGATGCTTCAGAAATTGCGGGGCGCCAATTTGGAAGTCCACTTAATCGATGGGACGTATGAACTCTTCCGTCATTACCACGCGCTCCCATCGATGCGCGACAGCGAGGGCCATGAAGTTGCGGCTGTCCGCGGCGTCATCGCGTCCATTCTCGGGATGATCGAGAAAGGCGCGACCCATATCGCAGTCGCAACCGATCACGTCATCGAATCGTTTCGCAATAAACTCTGGGCCGGCTACAAAACCGGCGAAGGTGTCGAGCCTGATCTCCTGGCGCAGTTTTCGCTCCTCGAAGAGGCCCTCACCGCTCTGGGAGTCGTGGTTTGGCCAATGGTCGAGTTCGAAGCCGACGATGCGTTGGCGGCGGCCGCCTTCACTTCCGAGAAAGACCCTGCCGTTGATCGGGTGCTTATCTGCACACCCGATAAGGACCTCTCCCAGTGCGTCCGAGGAACTCGGGTGGTGCAACTTGATCGCCGCAAAAATATAATTCGCGACGAGGCCGGCGTCATTGCCAAGTTCGGCGTCGGACCGCTCTCAATCCCCGACTACCTGGCGCTCGTGGGAGACGCTGCGGACGGATATCCTGGTTTAGCCGGATGGGGCGCAAAATCCACGAGCAGAGTGCTTGCCAGGTATCTCCACATCGAGCTCATCCCGGAAAGCTGGCGCGACTGGGGTGTCGACGTTGTGAACCCGTTCGCATTATCTGAGACGCTTCATCGAGAGCGCAAGCATGCCCTTTTGTTTCGGGACTTGGCGACGTTGCGCACCGATATTCCTCTTTTCGAATCAGTGGAAGAGCTTCGTTGGCAGGGCGCCACCGCTGCTTTTCCGCCTCTCGCTGCGCGACTCGACGCTTCTCTGGGCCGTAAAGCTAGTCGGGGCTGA
- a CDS encoding amidohydrolase family protein, translated as MKSFAACLFATVLLATGAVDKEIKDARQVANLRALAALHPIDAHVHIWKTDPEFTAMLERWNLHVLDILYVDDKQPSSLSLNAQRAAALGFVRSAHGHASLCTTFDPFRFSQPGFIESTINGLNADFADGAIAVKIWKNIGMELKDSDNRYVMPDDPRLEPIYRDIEAHNKTLIAHQAEPDVAWGPPDPKALDASYYAEHPEWNMEKIPGAPSKQTILAARDHLLALHPHMRVIGAHLGSMESDVNLIAQRFDLYPNFAIDTGARVPHLTIQSSAKVRAFLIKYQDRVLYGTDNEFSGPETGSAAVEEWEKQLALDWRYFASADRFDYNGRTVQGLHLPAQVLKKIFHDNAVHWLPGINDSASQH; from the coding sequence ATGAAGTCTTTCGCTGCGTGTTTGTTCGCAACAGTTCTGCTCGCAACTGGCGCTGTTGATAAAGAGATCAAAGATGCGAGGCAAGTGGCCAATCTTCGGGCGCTCGCAGCGCTGCATCCGATCGATGCACATGTCCACATTTGGAAGACCGATCCTGAGTTCACAGCGATGCTCGAACGATGGAACCTCCATGTTCTTGACATTCTTTACGTGGACGACAAACAGCCTTCCTCTTTGTCGCTGAATGCACAGCGCGCTGCAGCCCTCGGCTTCGTGCGATCGGCGCACGGGCACGCCTCTCTTTGCACCACCTTCGACCCATTCCGGTTTTCGCAGCCCGGCTTTATCGAGAGCACGATCAACGGTCTGAATGCCGACTTTGCGGACGGTGCGATTGCCGTGAAGATCTGGAAAAACATAGGTATGGAACTCAAGGACAGCGACAATCGCTATGTCATGCCAGACGACCCCCGGCTGGAACCCATCTATCGCGACATCGAGGCGCACAACAAGACGCTCATAGCGCACCAGGCGGAGCCGGACGTGGCGTGGGGTCCGCCTGACCCGAAAGCGCTCGACGCCTCTTACTATGCCGAACATCCTGAATGGAATATGGAGAAAATTCCCGGTGCGCCGTCAAAGCAGACCATCCTGGCTGCCCGCGATCACCTTCTCGCCCTTCATCCGCACATGCGGGTGATAGGCGCGCATCTTGGCAGCATGGAGTCGGACGTGAACCTGATCGCGCAGCGTTTCGACCTCTATCCGAACTTCGCCATCGATACGGGTGCACGCGTGCCTCACCTAACGATTCAGTCCTCAGCCAAAGTCCGCGCGTTCCTGATCAAGTATCAGGACCGGGTGCTTTATGGCACGGACAACGAGTTCTCAGGGCCGGAGACGGGCAGCGCGGCAGTCGAAGAATGGGAGAAGCAGCTAGCGCTCGACTGGCGCTACTTCGCAAGCGCAGATCGCTTCGACTATAACGGCCGCACCGTGCAGGGGCTGCACCTGCCTGCTCAGGTTCTAAAAAAGATTTTTCACGACAACGCAGTTCACTGGCTGCCTGGCATCAATGATTCCGCGAGCCAGCATTGA
- a CDS encoding carbohydrate kinase family protein gives MQSLDVTIAGEINLDLILYGLPREIPVEREVLASGLEVTLGSSSAILAHNLATLGVATGFFTRMGRDELGEIAFNRLAQSGVDLSRVVRSSGSTTTGLTVLLHHREVRRIITYPGTMFEMSRADLDIEYLASARHFHLSSLFLHRALKADLPQLFRELKARGLTISLDTNDDPEDTWGSPLQELLPLVDILLPNKDELCRIARRDSLDEALGELAAVVPIIAVKCGRDGAIVQDHGKRTRVAAVPVDPVDTIGAGDSFNAGFLAAWLSGCNAEESAAAGNITGAFSTQRPGGTEAFRSPKELASFLRRHQFPVMRGEVLRGKRESHTI, from the coding sequence ATGCAATCCCTGGATGTCACGATCGCCGGCGAGATCAACCTCGACCTTATCCTCTATGGCCTTCCTCGGGAGATACCCGTCGAGCGTGAGGTGCTCGCGAGCGGTCTCGAGGTCACGCTCGGCAGTTCCTCGGCGATACTTGCCCATAATCTTGCCACACTTGGCGTCGCGACAGGGTTTTTCACTCGTATGGGGCGGGACGAGCTAGGAGAGATCGCCTTCAATCGCCTGGCGCAAAGCGGCGTCGACCTCTCTCGCGTGGTCCGTTCAAGCGGATCCACAACTACAGGCTTGACCGTTTTGTTGCACCATCGCGAAGTGCGTCGAATCATTACCTATCCGGGGACGATGTTTGAGATGTCGAGGGCCGATCTCGACATTGAATACCTCGCCTCCGCCCGTCATTTTCATCTCTCGTCGCTCTTTCTTCATCGCGCATTAAAGGCGGACCTCCCTCAGTTGTTCCGGGAGTTGAAAGCGCGCGGGCTCACCATTTCGCTCGATACAAACGATGATCCGGAGGATACGTGGGGCAGTCCGCTTCAGGAACTGTTGCCTCTTGTCGATATACTGCTGCCGAACAAAGATGAGTTATGCCGCATAGCCCGTCGCGACAGCCTGGACGAGGCGCTCGGCGAGTTGGCAGCTGTCGTCCCTATCATTGCCGTCAAGTGCGGGCGCGATGGGGCCATTGTCCAAGACCATGGAAAACGCACTAGGGTGGCTGCGGTGCCAGTTGACCCTGTCGACACGATCGGGGCGGGCGACAGCTTCAACGCGGGATTCCTTGCCGCATGGCTCTCCGGCTGCAATGCCGAAGAGAGTGCCGCGGCCGGCAACATCACGGGAGCCTTCTCAACGCAGCGGCCCGGCGGAACCGAAGCGTTCCGTTCACCAAAGGAGCTTGCATCCTTTCTGCGAAGGCACCAATTTCCCGTTATGCGCGGCGAGGTCCTCCGAGGCAAGCGGGAATCGCATACGATATGA
- a CDS encoding ArsR/SmtB family transcription factor — protein MPAYRQKQLDALGDTTRRAIMERLRRGPAPVGELARAVPVSRPAVSQHLRVLQRAHLVRHRAVGTRHIYELDPKGFAALRAYFDTFWGDALEALKVKVEETENEGRERNHTGH, from the coding sequence ATGCCGGCTTACCGACAGAAACAGTTGGACGCTCTTGGCGATACCACCCGGCGGGCCATCATGGAACGGCTCCGACGTGGTCCCGCCCCAGTAGGAGAACTAGCCCGGGCGGTACCTGTGAGCCGGCCGGCGGTTTCGCAGCACCTGCGCGTCCTCCAGCGGGCCCACCTCGTACGCCATCGTGCCGTGGGGACTCGGCACATTTATGAGCTGGATCCGAAGGGCTTTGCCGCACTACGGGCCTATTTCGACACCTTCTGGGGCGACGCCCTGGAAGCACTCAAAGTGAAAGTAGAGGAGACGGAAAATGAAGGACGTGAGCGCAACCACACAGGTCATTGA
- a CDS encoding SRPBCC family protein produces the protein MKDVSATTQVIELATASELEPVRKSVLVHASQASAFRVFAEQMDTWWPRTHHIGDSPMKEVVVEGRAGGRVYTSQENDTICQWGTVLTWEPPSRFVMAWQVSPEWKFEPDPARCSEVEVRFTPAAGGQTLVELEHRGLQKHGGACAKMRGQVDSEGGWGSLLRLFKEKVETIA, from the coding sequence ATGAAGGACGTGAGCGCAACCACACAGGTCATTGAACTCGCCACAGCAAGCGAATTAGAACCAGTGCGTAAGAGTGTGCTGGTCCATGCCAGCCAGGCAAGCGCCTTTCGCGTCTTTGCCGAGCAGATGGATACATGGTGGCCTCGCACCCACCACATTGGCGACTCGCCGATGAAAGAAGTTGTCGTCGAGGGCCGTGCGGGAGGGCGTGTTTACACGAGCCAGGAAAACGACACGATCTGTCAGTGGGGAACGGTCCTTACGTGGGAGCCTCCGAGCCGGTTCGTGATGGCCTGGCAGGTCAGTCCGGAGTGGAAGTTTGAACCGGATCCTGCACGGTGCAGCGAGGTGGAAGTGCGGTTTACGCCCGCCGCGGGCGGCCAAACTCTCGTCGAGTTGGAGCACCGCGGATTACAGAAGCATGGCGGCGCGTGTGCAAAAATGCGCGGTCAGGTTGATTCCGAAGGCGGCTGGGGAAGCTTGCTGCGCCTCTTTAAAGAAAAGGTCGAGACCATCGCGTAA
- a CDS encoding LIC_13387 family protein: MKASLLFRIAAVLIVLFAAGHTLGFRQIDPSWGIQNMLGAMKSVHFRTQGFSRTYWDFYVGFGLFVTVLLLLAAVIAWQLGVSSAQWPTVRAIAWALTVCFGLVVILSWRYFFVAPVAFCALIFLCLLTGTLLEDRALALTRFH; encoded by the coding sequence TTGAAGGCATCGCTTCTTTTTCGAATCGCTGCTGTGCTCATCGTTCTATTTGCCGCTGGCCACACATTAGGCTTTCGGCAGATCGATCCAAGCTGGGGTATTCAGAACATGCTCGGTGCGATGAAGTCGGTCCACTTCCGCACGCAAGGCTTTAGCCGAACTTATTGGGACTTCTATGTCGGCTTTGGCCTGTTCGTGACTGTTCTTCTGCTGCTGGCTGCTGTGATCGCTTGGCAGCTTGGAGTTAGTTCGGCGCAGTGGCCGACTGTGCGCGCCATTGCATGGGCCCTCACCGTCTGCTTCGGCCTGGTGGTGATTCTGAGTTGGAGATACTTTTTTGTCGCACCGGTTGCATTTTGTGCACTCATCTTCCTGTGTCTTCTTACAGGGACTCTGCTCGAAGACCGAGCGCTCGCCCTAACCAGGTTCCATTAG
- a CDS encoding MFS transporter, which translates to MDTFSDVKPPMVNAFTHGKRPERARWWIVWTLFLSTTINYISRQTFSVLAPLLTAQFHLSHVELSRILGAFQISFALAWLLGGMFLDAVGTRLGLAVAVIFWSLVNIFTGFAGSVFTFAASRFLLGMGEGVNWPGASKAVAEWFPNEERSVAVAIFDSGSSVGGALAALIIPWIALTLGWRWSFVFSGMLGFGWLAVWLHVYHPLDRHPRVTREEVALIRAGHNTVPLSQPGEGLSRWPSLLRNRNVWGIVVGRALTDPIWWFYVFWLPQYLSDAQGFSLRRIALFAWIPFVAADLGNFTGGLISGYCIRRGIPVIRARTWICAVSCLPILAGIPAARVHNAYAALTLICVALWGYASWSTMGLTLPSDLFPEEIVATVTGVSGLAAGLAGAAFTFVVGLTVDRFSYGPAFLAAGLLPLAATAALFLLIRSPGEAIENEIVGNG; encoded by the coding sequence ATGGATACATTCAGCGACGTGAAGCCTCCGATGGTCAATGCCTTTACTCATGGCAAGAGGCCTGAACGCGCGCGCTGGTGGATTGTCTGGACGTTATTCCTCTCGACCACGATCAATTACATTAGCCGGCAAACATTCTCCGTACTGGCGCCGCTGCTGACCGCCCAATTCCATCTCAGTCATGTGGAACTCAGCAGGATACTCGGCGCTTTTCAAATATCCTTTGCGCTCGCCTGGCTCTTGGGAGGAATGTTTCTGGATGCGGTCGGTACGCGCCTCGGTCTTGCGGTCGCAGTTATCTTCTGGTCATTGGTCAATATCTTCACCGGTTTTGCCGGTTCGGTATTCACTTTCGCTGCTTCTCGGTTTCTTCTTGGAATGGGCGAGGGCGTGAATTGGCCGGGAGCCAGCAAAGCAGTCGCAGAGTGGTTCCCCAACGAAGAGCGCAGCGTGGCAGTGGCGATCTTTGACAGCGGATCCAGTGTGGGCGGAGCCCTTGCCGCTCTGATCATCCCATGGATTGCCCTCACCCTCGGCTGGCGCTGGTCCTTTGTCTTTTCAGGGATGCTTGGATTTGGTTGGCTCGCAGTGTGGCTGCACGTTTACCATCCGCTTGACCGTCATCCGCGGGTGACCAGGGAAGAAGTGGCTCTGATTCGCGCTGGCCATAACACTGTTCCCTTATCTCAGCCGGGAGAAGGTCTATCTCGCTGGCCCTCTCTGCTCCGCAATAGGAATGTCTGGGGGATCGTTGTAGGCCGCGCGCTTACCGATCCGATCTGGTGGTTTTATGTCTTTTGGCTTCCTCAGTATTTGAGCGATGCCCAGGGATTCAGCCTGAGACGCATTGCCTTGTTCGCCTGGATACCATTTGTCGCGGCCGACCTGGGAAACTTTACCGGCGGCCTGATCTCCGGTTACTGCATTCGGCGAGGTATACCCGTCATCCGAGCGCGCACATGGATCTGTGCGGTTAGCTGTCTGCCGATCCTCGCCGGTATTCCTGCGGCACGCGTGCATAATGCCTATGCCGCGTTGACTCTCATCTGCGTGGCGTTATGGGGCTATGCGAGTTGGTCCACGATGGGCCTTACGCTGCCGTCCGATCTCTTCCCAGAAGAGATCGTTGCCACGGTGACTGGCGTTAGCGGTTTGGCCGCAGGGTTGGCGGGGGCCGCTTTCACTTTCGTCGTGGGGCTCACAGTAGACCGATTCTCGTACGGACCCGCATTTCTCGCCGCCGGGCTTTTGCCCCTTGCTGCTACTGCTGCATTATTCCTATTGATTCGCAGCCCCGGCGAAGCAATAGAAAACGAGATTGTTGGCAATGGCTGA
- a CDS encoding glucosamine-6-phosphate deaminase — protein sequence MKPAMSQVQHLRAGTMKIEVHPSRASAGAAAAHAAAGALQQLKVTRDVIGVIFATGASQFDTLEALTSIADLPWNRISGFHMDEYVGISADHPASFRRYLREKLTLKVSMREFFEVDGSALDPVQTCRDYAEKLRSADPQLCLLGIGENGHLAFNDPPVADFDDPLDVKVVRLDALCREQQTAEGWFARVEDVPEEAITLTIPALLRVPKLIVSVPGPRKAAIMRRTIKEDISTACPATILRTHPDVTVYLDEDSSAELDDLLAM from the coding sequence ATGAAACCTGCAATGTCACAGGTCCAGCATCTTCGCGCTGGGACGATGAAGATAGAAGTACATCCGAGCCGCGCGTCTGCGGGCGCCGCTGCCGCCCATGCGGCCGCCGGAGCATTGCAGCAGCTGAAGGTGACGCGCGATGTGATTGGTGTCATCTTTGCGACCGGGGCTTCGCAGTTCGATACGCTCGAGGCACTCACCAGCATTGCCGACCTTCCCTGGAACCGTATATCGGGTTTTCATATGGACGAGTACGTCGGAATCTCCGCAGACCATCCGGCTTCATTCCGCCGCTATCTGCGCGAGAAGCTGACCCTGAAGGTGTCGATGAGAGAGTTCTTTGAAGTCGACGGATCGGCGCTCGACCCGGTGCAGACCTGCCGCGATTATGCCGAGAAACTCCGCTCGGCTGATCCGCAACTATGCCTGCTCGGGATTGGCGAGAATGGCCATCTCGCCTTCAACGATCCGCCGGTCGCTGACTTCGATGATCCGCTCGATGTGAAGGTCGTGCGTCTGGATGCCTTGTGCCGAGAACAGCAGACGGCCGAGGGTTGGTTTGCCCGCGTTGAGGATGTTCCGGAGGAGGCGATCACTCTCACCATTCCGGCCCTGCTGCGTGTCCCTAAACTAATCGTTTCCGTGCCGGGACCGCGAAAGGCTGCAATCATGCGCCGCACCATCAAAGAAGACATCTCGACAGCGTGCCCCGCAACCATCCTGCGAACACATCCGGATGTGACGGTTTACCTGGATGAAGATTCCTCAGCCGAACTGGATGATTTGCTGGCGATGTAA